A DNA window from Nitratidesulfovibrio sp. contains the following coding sequences:
- a CDS encoding YgjP-like metallopeptidase domain-containing protein, translating into MSPTNPLKDLMRRFAGLRSGWPEAGREAEPDIVRGNGPDGIHDKEHGSGHGHAHGRVLDEASPDAAAVPSPVVAWPPRHDVRTSPRARRVRLRIVPRRGLEVVIPPGFSATRIPEVLERHRTWIVRALLRAGLAEPVPGPAYGSDGGEGGPGIGQGFQPGAGAFLGPDGIRSVPTEVVLPAVQARYGVIRAPLAPGMRPELREVDAALRLRVPEGGGGDGVAVDLLRDWLRAVARRRLAPWLHALAVEHGFHYQRCVVRMQQTRWGSCSARGTISCNASLLFLPRELARHVLLHELCHTVHLDHSSRFHALLDRVDPDAALWREGLRSGWSHVPWWAR; encoded by the coding sequence ATGAGCCCAACGAACCCCTTGAAAGACCTGATGCGACGGTTTGCCGGACTCCGGTCGGGATGGCCCGAAGCCGGACGCGAGGCTGAGCCGGATATCGTCCGGGGCAACGGCCCTGACGGTATCCATGACAAGGAACACGGCAGCGGGCACGGCCACGCGCATGGTCGTGTGCTGGACGAGGCCTCGCCCGATGCCGCCGCCGTTCCTTCACCCGTCGTGGCCTGGCCGCCCCGGCACGACGTGCGCACCAGTCCCCGCGCCCGGCGGGTGCGGTTGCGTATCGTGCCCCGGCGCGGGCTGGAGGTGGTGATACCGCCCGGCTTCAGCGCAACGCGCATCCCGGAGGTGCTGGAGCGGCACCGTACGTGGATCGTGCGGGCCCTGCTGCGGGCCGGGCTGGCCGAGCCGGTGCCCGGCCCGGCGTACGGTTCGGATGGGGGCGAGGGTGGACCGGGCATCGGGCAGGGCTTCCAGCCCGGAGCCGGGGCCTTCCTTGGGCCGGACGGCATCCGCAGTGTACCCACCGAGGTGGTGCTGCCCGCCGTGCAGGCGAGGTATGGAGTGATTCGTGCGCCCCTTGCGCCGGGCATGCGCCCGGAACTGCGCGAGGTGGACGCCGCCCTGCGCCTGCGCGTGCCGGAAGGGGGTGGCGGTGACGGCGTGGCCGTGGACCTTCTGCGCGACTGGTTGCGCGCAGTGGCTCGGCGTCGGCTGGCGCCGTGGCTGCACGCGCTGGCCGTGGAGCATGGCTTTCACTACCAGCGCTGCGTGGTGCGCATGCAGCAGACCCGCTGGGGCAGTTGTTCCGCACGGGGCACCATCAGTTGCAATGCAAGCCTGCTGTTCCTGCCGCGCGAACTGGCCCGCCATGTGTTGCTGCACGAGCTTTGCCACACCGTGCACCTGGACCATTCATCCCGTTTTCATGCCCTGCTGGACCGGGTGGACCCGGATGCCGCACTATGGCGCGAGGGGTTGCGTTCCGGGTGGTCGCATGTGCCGTGGTGGGCGCGTTAG
- the sat gene encoding sulfate adenylyltransferase, which yields MSKLVPPHGGKGLVCCLLEGAARETELKKAAGLKQIEISSRTKGDLIMMGIGGFSPLNGFMKKADWKSVCEKMTTADGTFWPVPVTMDISKEDAAAVKVGDEVALVRKGETFATMKIEEIYEMTEADKKWECELVFKGDGPDSQKFWEVALEDHPGVKMVMEQKEFNVAGTVKVLSEGDFPTKFAGVYKRPAELRAEMEERGWANVAALQLRNPMHRSHEFLAKIAIEVCDGVVIHSLVGALKPGDIPAEVRVKCIDTLVEKYFVKQNVIQAGYPLDMRYAGPREGLLHATFRQNYGINRMIIGRDHAGVGDFYGMFEAQTIFDKIPYTNEACPEPGKALICTPLKIDWTFYCYKCDGMASLRTCPHGKEDRVILSGTKLRKALSDGAAVADHFGRDEVLEILRAYYEGLTEKVEVKMQQAASGSVMK from the coding sequence ATGTCCAAGCTGGTTCCCCCTCATGGTGGTAAGGGTCTCGTCTGCTGCCTGCTCGAAGGTGCCGCCCGCGAAACCGAACTCAAGAAGGCCGCTGGCCTGAAGCAGATCGAAATCAGCTCGCGCACCAAGGGCGACCTCATCATGATGGGCATCGGCGGCTTCTCTCCGCTGAACGGCTTCATGAAGAAGGCCGACTGGAAGAGCGTCTGCGAAAAGATGACCACCGCCGACGGCACCTTCTGGCCCGTGCCGGTGACCATGGACATCTCCAAGGAAGACGCCGCTGCCGTCAAGGTGGGCGACGAAGTGGCCCTGGTGCGCAAGGGTGAAACCTTCGCCACCATGAAGATCGAAGAAATCTACGAAATGACCGAAGCCGACAAGAAGTGGGAATGCGAACTCGTCTTCAAAGGCGATGGCCCCGACTCCCAGAAGTTCTGGGAAGTGGCGCTCGAAGACCACCCCGGCGTGAAGATGGTCATGGAACAGAAGGAATTCAACGTCGCCGGTACCGTGAAGGTGCTGTCCGAAGGTGACTTCCCCACCAAGTTCGCCGGCGTGTACAAGCGCCCCGCCGAACTGCGCGCCGAAATGGAAGAACGCGGCTGGGCCAACGTTGCCGCCCTGCAGTTGCGCAACCCCATGCACCGTTCGCATGAATTCCTCGCCAAGATCGCCATCGAAGTGTGCGACGGCGTGGTCATCCACTCCCTGGTGGGCGCCCTGAAGCCCGGTGACATCCCCGCCGAAGTGCGCGTGAAGTGCATCGACACCCTGGTCGAAAAGTACTTCGTGAAGCAGAACGTCATCCAGGCCGGCTACCCCCTGGACATGCGTTACGCCGGTCCCCGCGAAGGCCTGCTGCACGCCACCTTCCGCCAGAACTACGGCATCAACCGCATGATCATCGGTCGTGACCACGCTGGCGTGGGCGACTTCTACGGCATGTTCGAAGCCCAGACCATCTTCGACAAGATCCCCTACACCAACGAAGCCTGCCCCGAACCCGGCAAGGCCCTGATCTGCACCCCGCTGAAGATCGACTGGACCTTCTACTGCTACAAGTGCGACGGCATGGCCTCCCTGCGTACCTGCCCGCACGGCAAGGAAGACCGCGTCATCCTCTCCGGCACCAAGCTGCGCAAGGCCCTGTCCGACGGCGCCGCGGTTGCCGACCACTTCGGCCGCGACGAAGTGCTGGAAATCCTGCGCGCCTACTACGAAGGCCTGACCGAAAAGGTCGAGGTCAAGATGCAGCAGGCCGCTTCCGGCTCCGTGATGAAGTAG
- the rpsL gene encoding 30S ribosomal protein S12, with amino-acid sequence MPTINQLIRKERKAVLKRKKTPALQACPQRRGVCTRVYTTTPKKPNSALRKVARVRLTNGIEVTAYIPGEGHNLQEHSVVMIRGGRVKDLPGVRYHIVRGTLDTAGVQDRRQGRSKYGAKRPK; translated from the coding sequence ATGCCCACTATCAACCAGCTCATTCGCAAAGAGCGCAAGGCAGTGCTGAAGCGGAAGAAGACTCCCGCTCTCCAGGCCTGCCCGCAGCGCCGTGGCGTGTGCACCCGCGTGTACACCACCACCCCGAAGAAGCCGAACTCCGCCTTGCGTAAGGTCGCCCGCGTGCGCCTCACCAACGGTATCGAAGTTACCGCCTACATTCCCGGTGAAGGCCACAACCTGCAGGAACACTCGGTCGTCATGATTCGCGGCGGCCGCGTGAAAGACTTGCCCGGTGTCCGCTACCACATCGTGCGCGGCACCCTCGACACTGCCGGTGTGCAGGATCGTCGCCAGGGCCGTTCCAAGTACGGCGCCAAGCGTCCCAAATAG
- the rpsG gene encoding 30S ribosomal protein S7 codes for MPRKGPVPRREILPDPVYNSRLAARFINRLMYDGKKGVAEKLFYKSLETLGEKTGEEPLKAFERAVESVKPHLEVKARRVGGATYQVPMDVRPDRQVSLAIRWLINYARSRGEKGMSAKLSAELIDAFNSRGGAVKKKEDTHRMAEANKAFAHYRW; via the coding sequence ATGCCTCGTAAAGGTCCCGTCCCCAGACGTGAAATTCTGCCCGATCCGGTGTACAACAGCCGGCTGGCCGCCCGTTTCATCAATCGCCTGATGTACGACGGCAAGAAGGGTGTGGCAGAAAAGCTGTTCTACAAGTCGCTCGAAACCCTGGGCGAAAAGACCGGTGAAGAGCCCCTGAAGGCGTTCGAACGCGCCGTCGAGTCCGTGAAGCCGCACCTTGAAGTGAAGGCCCGCCGCGTTGGCGGCGCCACCTACCAGGTGCCCATGGACGTGCGGCCCGACCGTCAGGTCTCGCTGGCCATCCGCTGGCTGATCAACTATGCCCGCTCGCGCGGCGAGAAGGGCATGTCCGCGAAGCTTTCCGCCGAGCTCATTGATGCCTTCAACAGTCGCGGCGGCGCCGTGAAGAAGAAGGAAGACACCCACCGCATGGCCGAAGCCAACAAGGCCTTCGCCCATTACCGCTGGTAG
- the fusA gene encoding elongation factor G: protein MSRTVPLERQRNIGIMAHIDAGKTTTTERILYYTGVSHKIGEVHDGAATMDWMEQEQERGITITSAATTCSWKDYSINIIDTPGHVDFTIEVERSLRVLDGAVAVFDAVAGVEPQSETVWRQANRYGVPRICFVNKMDRIGANFFRCVDMMVERLGAKPIPIQLPIGSEDKFEGVVDLIRGKAIKFDKSSKGVEFTEEDVPADMMDMYEEKRLAMVEAVAEEDEALLEKYLGGEELTEEEIISCVRKATIARNIVPVFCGSAFRNMGVQPLLDAVVDFLPSPLDIEQMKGMNPDKEGEVIVCNCNDKEPLAGLVFKLFSDPYIGHLSFFRIYSGFIESGMTVLNSTTGKKERVGRLLRMHANKREEIKWAGAGDIVAVVGLKLASTGDTMCDEKRPVVLESLDIPEPVIEVAIEPKTKADRDALSAALAKLAKEDPSFRVKGDEETGQTLIAGMGELHLEIIVDRLTREFSVNANVGKPQVAYRETITAPSKSDMKHVKQSGGRGQYGHAVIEIAPNPGKGYEFVNAISGGVIPKEYISPVDKGIQDAMKSGVLAGFPTVDIKVTLVFGSYHDVDSSEQAFYVTGSMAIKDAIHKASPVLLEPIMDVEVVTPDEYLGDVMGDLNGRRGRVQNMEARVGSQAVRAQVPLSEMFGYATDLRSKTQGRATFSMQFHHYERVPAQLAEEVIKKKG, encoded by the coding sequence GTGTCCAGAACCGTCCCCCTCGAACGGCAGAGGAACATCGGGATCATGGCCCACATTGACGCGGGCAAGACCACGACCACCGAGCGCATCCTCTATTACACCGGCGTTTCCCACAAGATCGGCGAAGTCCATGATGGCGCGGCCACCATGGACTGGATGGAGCAGGAACAGGAACGCGGCATCACCATCACTTCCGCTGCCACCACGTGCAGCTGGAAAGATTACAGCATCAACATCATCGACACGCCCGGCCACGTCGACTTCACCATCGAAGTCGAACGTTCGCTGCGCGTGCTTGACGGTGCCGTGGCCGTGTTCGACGCCGTTGCCGGCGTCGAGCCGCAGTCGGAAACGGTGTGGCGCCAGGCCAACCGTTACGGCGTTCCGCGCATCTGCTTCGTCAACAAGATGGACCGCATAGGCGCCAACTTCTTCCGTTGCGTCGACATGATGGTCGAACGCCTGGGCGCGAAGCCCATTCCCATCCAGTTGCCCATCGGCAGCGAAGACAAGTTCGAAGGCGTGGTCGACCTCATCCGCGGCAAGGCCATCAAGTTCGACAAGTCCAGCAAGGGCGTGGAGTTCACGGAAGAAGACGTGCCCGCCGACATGATGGACATGTACGAAGAAAAGCGCCTTGCCATGGTGGAAGCCGTGGCCGAGGAGGACGAAGCCCTGCTCGAGAAGTACCTGGGCGGCGAAGAGCTGACCGAGGAAGAAATCATCTCGTGCGTGCGCAAGGCCACCATTGCCCGCAACATCGTTCCGGTGTTCTGCGGCTCTGCCTTCCGCAACATGGGCGTGCAGCCGCTGCTTGACGCGGTGGTCGACTTCCTGCCCTCGCCGCTGGACATCGAACAGATGAAGGGCATGAACCCGGACAAAGAAGGGGAAGTCATCGTTTGCAATTGCAACGACAAGGAACCTCTGGCCGGTCTGGTGTTCAAGCTGTTCTCCGACCCGTACATCGGTCACCTGTCCTTCTTCCGCATCTACTCCGGTTTCATCGAGTCCGGCATGACCGTGCTGAACTCGACCACCGGCAAGAAGGAACGCGTCGGCCGCCTGCTGCGCATGCACGCCAACAAGCGTGAAGAGATCAAGTGGGCGGGCGCTGGCGACATCGTGGCCGTGGTTGGCCTGAAGCTGGCCTCCACCGGTGATACCATGTGCGACGAAAAGCGCCCCGTGGTGCTCGAATCGCTGGATATCCCCGAGCCGGTCATCGAAGTGGCCATCGAACCCAAGACCAAGGCCGACCGCGATGCGCTGTCCGCCGCCCTCGCCAAGCTGGCCAAGGAAGATCCGTCGTTCCGCGTGAAGGGCGACGAGGAAACCGGCCAGACCCTGATCGCGGGCATGGGCGAACTGCACCTCGAGATCATCGTCGACCGCCTGACCCGCGAGTTCAGCGTCAACGCCAACGTGGGCAAGCCCCAGGTTGCGTACCGCGAAACCATCACCGCTCCGTCCAAGTCGGACATGAAGCACGTGAAGCAGTCGGGCGGTCGTGGCCAGTACGGCCACGCCGTCATCGAGATCGCGCCGAACCCGGGCAAGGGCTACGAGTTCGTCAACGCGATCTCCGGTGGCGTCATCCCCAAGGAATACATCTCCCCGGTGGACAAGGGCATCCAGGACGCCATGAAGAGTGGCGTGCTGGCCGGGTTCCCCACCGTGGACATCAAGGTTACCCTGGTGTTCGGTTCGTACCACGACGTCGACTCTTCGGAGCAGGCGTTCTACGTGACCGGCTCCATGGCCATCAAGGACGCCATCCACAAGGCCTCGCCGGTTCTGCTCGAACCGATCATGGACGTGGAAGTGGTGACCCCCGACGAATACCTCGGCGACGTCATGGGCGACCTGAACGGCCGCCGCGGTCGCGTGCAGAACATGGAAGCCCGCGTGGGCTCCCAGGCCGTGCGCGCCCAGGTGCCGCTGTCCGAGATGTTCGGCTACGCCACCGACCTGCGTTCCAAGACGCAGGGCCGCGCCACCTTCTCCATGCAGTTCCATCACTACGAGCGGGTTCCGGCCCAGCTCGCCGAAGAAGTGATCAAGAAGAAGGGCTAG
- the rpsJ gene encoding 30S ribosomal protein S10, with product MTTVSSDRIRIKLKAYDYRILDKAVAEIVDTARNTGAGVAGPIPLPTNIHKYTVNRSVHVDKKSREQFEMRIHKRLMDILEPTQQTVDALGKLSLPAGVDVEIKL from the coding sequence ATGACGACAGTTAGCAGTGATCGTATCAGAATCAAGCTGAAAGCTTACGATTACCGCATCCTCGACAAGGCTGTGGCGGAAATCGTGGATACGGCGCGCAACACGGGCGCCGGGGTGGCTGGTCCCATCCCCCTGCCCACCAACATTCACAAGTACACCGTCAACCGGAGCGTGCACGTCGACAAGAAGTCGCGCGAGCAGTTTGAAATGCGCATCCACAAGCGGCTCATGGACATCCTCGAGCCTACGCAGCAGACCGTGGACGCACTGGGCAAGCTGAGCCTGCCCGCCGGTGTGGACGTCGAAATCAAGCTCTAG
- the rplC gene encoding 50S ribosomal protein L3 — MAEKLGILGRKVGMTRIFASDGSAVAVTVIQAGPCPVIQVRNGETDGYNAVQIAFEEAKEKHVTKPARGHFAKAGKGLFRNLREIRLEAPAEFEVGQELTVSLFAAGEKVKVTGTSIGKGYQGVMRRWNFAGSKDTHGCEKVHRSGGSIGNNTFPGHVFKGKKMAGHWGDERVTVKNLEIVDIRAEDNVILVKGAIPGPKNGLVLVRKQ; from the coding sequence ATGGCTGAGAAATTGGGTATCCTGGGTCGCAAGGTCGGCATGACCCGCATTTTCGCCAGTGATGGTTCCGCCGTGGCTGTTACGGTCATCCAGGCCGGTCCCTGTCCGGTCATCCAGGTTCGCAACGGCGAGACCGACGGCTACAACGCCGTGCAGATCGCCTTTGAGGAAGCCAAGGAAAAGCACGTAACCAAGCCCGCCCGTGGCCACTTCGCCAAGGCAGGCAAGGGTCTTTTCCGCAACCTCCGCGAAATTCGCCTGGAAGCGCCTGCCGAATTCGAAGTCGGCCAGGAACTCACCGTGTCCCTGTTCGCCGCTGGCGAAAAGGTGAAGGTGACCGGCACCAGCATAGGCAAGGGGTACCAGGGCGTCATGCGCCGCTGGAACTTCGCCGGCTCCAAGGACACGCACGGCTGCGAAAAGGTGCATCGTTCCGGTGGTTCCATCGGTAACAACACCTTTCCGGGTCACGTGTTCAAGGGCAAGAAGATGGCCGGCCACTGGGGTGACGAGCGCGTGACGGTCAAGAACCTCGAGATCGTCGACATTCGCGCCGAAGACAACGTCATTCTGGTGAAGGGTGCCATTCCCGGCCCCAAGAACGGCCTGGTTCTGGTGCGCAAGCAGTAA
- the rplD gene encoding 50S ribosomal protein L4, which translates to MAVVKVYDQNKKEAGELTLAPEVFEVEVKPEILNLVVRAHRAGLRSGTHATKTRAFVSGGGAKPWRQKGTGRARSGSNRSPIWRGGAVIFGPQPREYGFKVNKKVRQLALKMALSSRLAGENLMVVKGIELPEIKTKLFAKVAGTLGLEKALVITAEADTTLALSARNIPGITLITADQLSVYEILKHPKLVMFEGAVESVQARLK; encoded by the coding sequence ATGGCTGTGGTGAAAGTATACGATCAGAACAAGAAGGAAGCCGGCGAACTGACGCTCGCTCCCGAGGTGTTCGAGGTCGAGGTGAAGCCTGAGATTCTCAATCTCGTGGTCCGTGCGCACCGCGCCGGGCTGCGCTCCGGCACCCATGCCACCAAGACCCGCGCCTTTGTTTCCGGCGGCGGTGCAAAGCCCTGGCGCCAGAAAGGCACAGGCCGCGCCCGTTCCGGCTCGAACCGTTCGCCCATCTGGCGCGGCGGGGCGGTCATTTTCGGCCCCCAGCCCCGCGAGTATGGCTTCAAGGTGAACAAGAAGGTCCGCCAGCTGGCCCTGAAGATGGCGCTCAGCTCGCGGCTTGCCGGCGAGAACCTGATGGTGGTTAAGGGCATCGAACTGCCCGAGATCAAGACCAAGCTGTTCGCCAAGGTGGCCGGTACCCTGGGTCTCGAGAAGGCCCTGGTGATCACCGCCGAAGCGGATACCACCCTCGCCCTTTCGGCCCGCAACATTCCCGGCATTACCCTGATCACCGCCGACCAGCTCAGCGTCTACGAGATTCTGAAGCACCCGAAGCTGGTGATGTTCGAGGGCGCCGTCGAATCCGTCCAGGCCCGGCTGAAGTAG
- the rplW gene encoding 50S ribosomal protein L23 has translation MDYTQILVKPLVSEKATFVKDQAQQVVFFVNPRANKIEIKKAVEAAFKVKVTDVNVVTKKPADKVRQGRVVGRISGCKKAYVTLAPGEKIEFFEGV, from the coding sequence ATGGATTATACACAGATTCTCGTGAAGCCCCTGGTGTCCGAAAAGGCCACCTTCGTGAAGGACCAGGCCCAGCAGGTCGTGTTCTTTGTGAACCCCCGGGCCAACAAGATCGAAATCAAGAAGGCCGTCGAAGCCGCCTTCAAGGTCAAGGTGACCGACGTCAATGTCGTCACCAAGAAGCCTGCCGACAAGGTCCGTCAGGGTCGCGTCGTGGGCCGGATCTCCGGCTGCAAGAAGGCTTATGTGACCCTGGCTCCCGGCGAAAAAATCGAATTCTTCGAGGGAGTGTAA
- the rplB gene encoding 50S ribosomal protein L2: MAVRKLKPTSPGRRFQTVSDFEEVTRSTPEKSLTEGLTKKSGRNNNGRVTMRRRGGGHKRLYRIIDFRRNKLGIAATVAHIEYDPNRTARIALLHYADGEKRYILAPLGIKQGDKVQAGEGADIKPGNAMPMARIPVGTVLHNIELHPGRGGQFCRAAGTYAQLVAKEGKYALLRMPSGEVRKVLAACCATIGQVGNVNHENISLGKAGRNRWLGRRPKVRGVAMNPIDHPLGGGEGRSSGGRHPVTPWGVPTKGYKTRDRKKASSKLIVKRRGQK; encoded by the coding sequence ATGGCTGTTCGCAAGCTGAAACCGACATCTCCCGGTCGCCGCTTCCAGACCGTCTCGGATTTCGAGGAAGTCACCAGGAGCACGCCCGAGAAGTCCCTTACCGAGGGGCTGACCAAAAAGAGCGGTCGCAACAACAATGGCCGCGTGACCATGCGCCGTCGCGGCGGCGGTCACAAGCGCCTGTACCGCATCATCGACTTCCGTCGTAACAAGCTCGGTATCGCGGCCACCGTCGCGCACATCGAGTACGATCCCAACCGTACCGCCCGCATCGCGCTGCTGCACTACGCAGATGGCGAGAAGCGCTACATCCTCGCTCCGCTTGGCATCAAGCAGGGCGACAAGGTGCAGGCTGGCGAAGGCGCGGACATCAAGCCTGGCAACGCCATGCCCATGGCCCGCATCCCGGTCGGTACCGTGCTGCACAACATCGAGCTCCACCCCGGCCGTGGCGGCCAGTTCTGCCGCGCCGCCGGTACCTACGCCCAGCTGGTGGCCAAGGAAGGCAAGTATGCCCTCCTGCGCATGCCTTCGGGCGAAGTGCGCAAGGTGCTTGCTGCCTGCTGCGCCACCATTGGCCAGGTCGGCAACGTGAACCACGAGAACATCTCGTTGGGCAAGGCGGGCCGCAATCGCTGGCTCGGTCGTCGTCCCAAGGTCCGCGGTGTCGCCATGAACCCCATCGACCACCCGTTGGGTGGTGGTGAAGGCCGCAGCTCCGGCGGTCGCCATCCGGTGACTCCGTGGGGCGTGCCCACCAAGGGGTACAAGACCCGCGATCGCAAGAAGGCTTCCTCGAAGCTCATCGTCAAGCGACGCGGTCAGAAGTAG
- the rpsS gene encoding 30S ribosomal protein S19 — translation MPRSLKKGPFIDDHLIKKVELAVSNSDRRVIKTWSRRSTIAPEMVGLTFAVHNGKKFIPVFVTENMVGHKLGEFAPTRTFYGHAADKKSKAKK, via the coding sequence ATGCCCAGATCCCTGAAGAAAGGTCCGTTCATCGACGACCATCTGATCAAGAAAGTGGAATTGGCCGTGTCGAACAGCGACCGCCGCGTCATCAAGACGTGGTCGCGTCGGTCCACCATCGCTCCCGAGATGGTCGGCCTGACGTTCGCGGTCCACAATGGGAAGAAGTTCATTCCCGTGTTCGTCACCGAGAACATGGTGGGTCACAAGCTGGGCGAATTCGCCCCGACCCGCACGTTCTACGGGCATGCCGCGGACAAGAAGAGCAAAGCAAAGAAGTAG
- the rplV gene encoding 50S ribosomal protein L22, with protein MESRATAKFMRVSPRKARLVAQNVNGLPVEDAMNILKFTPNKPADIIFGVLRSALANAEQLPGIDVDAMVVKQIVINEGPTWKRFLPRAQGRATKIRKRTSHITVILAEGQE; from the coding sequence ATGGAATCGAGAGCCACCGCGAAATTCATGCGCGTGTCGCCGCGTAAGGCCCGGCTTGTTGCCCAGAACGTGAACGGGCTGCCTGTCGAAGACGCCATGAATATCCTTAAGTTTACGCCCAACAAGCCCGCCGACATCATCTTCGGCGTGCTGCGTTCCGCCCTCGCCAACGCCGAGCAGCTGCCCGGCATCGATGTGGACGCCATGGTCGTGAAGCAGATCGTCATCAACGAAGGCCCCACCTGGAAGCGGTTTCTTCCGCGTGCGCAGGGTCGCGCCACCAAGATCCGGAAGCGTACCAGCCACATCACCGTGATTCTCGCAGAAGGGCAGGAATAG
- the rpsC gene encoding 30S ribosomal protein S3, which produces MGQKVHPYGFRLGYNKNWQSRWFSKKDYPTFVFEDHNIRKFVKKTLYHAGLSKIEIERAGGKVRLILSTARPGIVIGRKGVEIEKLRGDLRKKFKREFSIEVNEIRRPEVEAQLVAENIALQLERRVAFRRAMKRTVSMSRKFGAEGIKVTCSGRLAGAEIARTEWYRDGRVPLQTLRADIDFGFAEARTTYGVIGVKVWIFKGEILDNEVEQ; this is translated from the coding sequence ATGGGTCAGAAAGTACATCCTTACGGCTTCCGGCTGGGGTACAACAAGAACTGGCAGTCGCGCTGGTTCAGCAAGAAGGACTATCCCACCTTCGTCTTCGAGGATCACAACATCCGCAAGTTCGTGAAGAAGACGCTGTACCACGCCGGTCTGTCCAAGATCGAGATCGAGCGTGCCGGCGGCAAGGTGCGGCTGATCCTCTCCACTGCGCGTCCGGGCATCGTCATCGGCCGCAAGGGCGTGGAAATCGAAAAGCTTCGTGGCGACCTGCGCAAGAAGTTCAAGCGCGAGTTCTCCATCGAGGTGAACGAAATCCGCCGCCCCGAAGTGGAAGCCCAGCTCGTTGCCGAAAACATCGCGCTGCAGCTTGAACGCCGCGTGGCCTTCCGTCGCGCCATGAAGCGCACGGTGTCCATGTCGCGCAAGTTCGGTGCCGAAGGCATCAAGGTGACCTGTTCCGGCCGCCTCGCCGGGGCCGAAATCGCCCGTACCGAATGGTACCGCGATGGTCGCGTGCCCCTGCAGACCCTGCGTGCCGACATCGACTTCGGTTTTGCCGAGGCCCGCACCACCTACGGGGTGATCGGCGTCAAGGTCTGGATTTTCAAGGGTGAAATTCTGGACAACGAGGTAGAACAGTAA
- the rplP gene encoding 50S ribosomal protein L16: MLSPRKVKFRKWQKGRLRGMATRGATVAFGDIGLKAVEHGKLSSQQIEAARIAMMRHIKRGGKVWIRIFPDHPVTAKPLETRQGSGKGAPVGWCAPVKPGRVLYEIKGVSLELAKEALTRAAHKLPIKTTIVVREGL; encoded by the coding sequence ATGTTGAGCCCCAGAAAGGTTAAATTCCGCAAGTGGCAGAAGGGCCGTCTGCGTGGCATGGCCACCCGCGGCGCCACTGTCGCCTTCGGTGATATCGGTCTTAAGGCAGTAGAACACGGCAAGCTGTCCAGCCAGCAGATCGAGGCCGCCCGTATCGCCATGATGCGCCATATCAAGCGCGGCGGTAAGGTCTGGATCCGCATCTTCCCCGACCATCCGGTCACCGCCAAGCCCCTCGAAACCCGCCAGGGTTCCGGTAAGGGCGCCCCGGTGGGCTGGTGCGCTCCGGTGAAGCCGGGCCGCGTGCTTTACGAAATCAAGGGCGTCAGCCTGGAGCTTGCCAAGGAAGCTCTGACGCGCGCCGCCCACAAGCTCCCCATCAAGACGACCATTGTCGTGCGGGAGGGCCTCTAG
- the rpmC gene encoding 50S ribosomal protein L29 has product MNAAELRKLSAEQLKDKLAESRKELFDMRFRHATAQLEKTSSLPATKRDIARILTILKEKG; this is encoded by the coding sequence ATGAACGCCGCAGAACTGAGAAAGCTCAGCGCTGAACAGCTCAAGGACAAGTTGGCAGAATCCCGCAAGGAACTGTTCGATATGCGCTTCCGCCACGCCACCGCGCAGTTGGAGAAGACCTCCAGCCTCCCGGCGACCAAGCGCGACATCGCCCGGATTCTGACCATCCTGAAGGAAAAGGGGTAA
- the rpsQ gene encoding 30S ribosomal protein S17 — protein MSEELMNRKGRVLTGIVVSDKNDKTVVVRVETLVQHPLLKKYVRRRNKFTAHDPQNECGIGDKVKIIEYRPLSRNKRWHLVSILEKAV, from the coding sequence ATGTCCGAAGAACTGATGAACCGCAAGGGCAGGGTGCTCACCGGGATCGTCGTCAGCGACAAGAACGACAAGACCGTCGTCGTTCGCGTCGAGACGCTGGTGCAGCATCCCCTGCTGAAGAAGTACGTGCGCCGCCGCAACAAGTTCACCGCTCACGATCCCCAGAACGAGTGCGGCATCGGCGACAAGGTGAAGATCATCGAGTACCGTCCGCTCAGCCGCAACAAGCGCTGGCATCTGGTCTCCATTCTCGAAAAAGCCGTGTAG